From a region of the Gossypium raimondii isolate GPD5lz chromosome 10, ASM2569854v1, whole genome shotgun sequence genome:
- the LOC105776593 gene encoding probable receptor-like protein kinase At2g21480 isoform X4 gives MTKEAERVVVILDGSKELNPSIIKWPLFGLSLKPGDKLLVLGILHQVINPSTFSFMGAGKLMGFKSKVDTSSIFGTNRRITVEEMGKKLEQYNKDAALVKISEQYKKEQIEFQVKILAGYPLKDVAARAVKSFGATWLVLDRHMKNDQRYFVENLSCNIVRLKKDCNAEELRGPNVKDNFKLPQCHIPYAEMIPAIGPQRLHSPQSKLFGMQCKTYYVSCQEIMSFVVADREGESIGEHQSHSNRKSISRSSSASSISGPETGGEHSPLSINESGDQKDLQSPDENPKQHNHNDDWMGGNPGDQVFKNSLCLICKNRRPKIGWMRDFTYAELQAATEGFNAKNFLSEGGFGSVYRGEINGMKIAVKQHKYNASLQGEKEFKSEVHVLRTARHENLVMLVGSCSEGNHRLLVYEYVCNRSLDLHLSSKDSFKTTLWFFTLFLCNEISNRCMHVCISFLAKLIAEHSRRPLSWQKRVKIALGTAKGLKYLHDNNIIHRDMRPNNILVTHEFEPLLGDFGLARTQHEDSDKSSETMTRVVGTLGYLAPEYAECGKVSTKTDVYSFGVVLLQLITGMKTTDKRLGGKSLVGWARPLLKDRNYPDLIDQRILDKHDVHQLFWMVRVAEKCLTKDPQKRLSMDKVVFALNYITDCDNFCGIEDFSPAQSDTVSQDSYDSVSQSPFEDDSVFTIETTSANSLSLFNERLPPSPPISSKSSASTLFGESASSSGSNHERYL, from the exons atgacAAAAGAAGCTGAGAGAGTGGTGGTGATCCTGGATGGGTCGAAGGAGCTAAATCCAAGCATTATCAAATGGCCCCTCTTTGGCTTATCACTTAAGCCTGGAGACAAGCTTTTGGTCCTTGGAATTCTTCACCAGGTTATTAATCCTAGTACGTTTTCTTTCATGGGAGCTGGAAAACTCA TGGGGTTTAAATCCAAGGTGGATACAAGTTCAATTTTTGGAACAAACAGAAGGATCACGGTAGAAGAAATGGGGAAAAAGTTAGAACAGTACAATAAGGATGCTGCGCTTGTGAAAATATCCGAACAGTACAAAAAGGAGCAG ATAGAATTCCAGGTAAAGATTTTAGCAGGTTATCCATTAAAGGATGTTGCTGCAAGAGCTGTGAAAAGTTTTGGTGCTACATGGTTGGTACTCGACAG GCATATGAAGAATGACCAGAGGTACTTTGTAGAGAACCTGTCATGTAATATAGTAAGGTTGAAGAAAGATTGCAATGCTGAAGAATTAAGAGGACCAAATGTAAAGGATAATTTCAAACTGCCGCAATGTCACATACCGTATGCCGAAATGATTCCCGCGATTGGCCCCCAAAGACTGCATTCTCCTCAAAGTAAGTTATTTGGAATGCAATGTAAAACATACTATGTTTCGTGTCAAGAAATCATGTCATTTGTTGTTGCAGATCGTGAAGGTGAAAGCATTGGAGAGCATCAATCGCATAGTAATAGGAAATCCATCTCGCGTTCATCTTCAGCTTCGAGTATTTCTG GACCAGAAACAGGGGGAGAACATTCCCCGCTATCCATCAACGAAAGTGGAGACCAGAAAGACTTGCAGAGTCCAGATGAAAATCCAAAGCAACATAATCACAACGATGATTGGATGGGGGGAAATCCGGGGGATCAAGTATTCAAAAACTCCCTTTGCTTGATATGCAAAAATCGAAGGCCGAAGATCGGATGGATGAGAGACTTCACTTACGCAGAGCTCCAAGCTGCTACTGAAGGGTTCAATGCTAAAAACTTCCTATCGGAAGGCGGATTTGGATCCGTCTATAGGGGAGAGATCAATGGAATGAAGATTGCAGTAAAGCAGCACAAGTACAATGCAAGTCTCCAAGGTGAGAAAGAATTCAAGTCTGAAGTTCACGTGCTTCGGACAGCGAGACATGAGAACTTGGTCATGCTGGTTGGTTCTTGCTCTGAAGGAAACCACAGGCTACTTGTCTATGAATATGTCTGCAATCGTTCACTTGACCTTCATTTATCAAGTAAGGATTCATTCAAGACAACCCTTTGGTTTTTTACTCTGTTTTTGTGCAATGAAATATCTAATCgatgtatgcatgtatgtatttcGTTTCTTGCTAAATTGATTGCAGAGCACTCAAGAAGACCTCTTAGTTGGCAAAAGAGGGTGAAGATAGCACTGGGAACTGCTAAGGGCTTGAAATATTTGCATGACAACAACATCATCCATCGAGACATGAGACCGAACAACATCCTTGTAACCCACGAATTCGAACCATTG CTAGGAGATTTTGGCTTGGCAAGAACTCAACATGAAGACTCAGATAAGTCATCGGAGACAATGACAAGAGTTGTCGGAACTTTAGGATACTTGGCACCAGAATACGCTGAATGTGGCAAAGTGTCAACCAAGACAGATGTTTATTCTTTTGGAGTTGTGCTGTTGCAGCTAATCACTGGAATGAAGACCACAGACAAAAGACTTGGAGGGAAAAGCCTTGTTGGATGG GCAAGACCACTACTGAAAGACAGGAACTACCCGGATTTAATTGACCAAAGGATCCTCGATAAGCATGATGTTCATCAACTCTTTTGGATGGTTCGAGTAGCCGAGAAGTGTCTCACCAAGGATCCTCAGAAGAGATTATCAATGGATAAG gttgtttttgctttaaactACATAACGGATTGCGACAACTTCTGTGGCATCGAAGATTTCTCACCTGCACAATCAGATACTGTAAGCCAGGACTCATATGATTCAGTGTCACAATCTCCCTTTGAAGATGATTCAGTCTTCACCATAGAAACTACATCTGCAAATAGCCTTAGTCTGTTTAATGAAAGGCTTCCACCATCGCCTCCAATTTCGAGCAAATCGAGTGCTTCCACCCTTTTCGGTGAATCTGCATCTAGCAGTGGGAGCAATCATGAAAGATATCTATGA
- the LOC105776593 gene encoding proline-rich receptor-like protein kinase PERK3 isoform X5: MTKEAERVVVILDGSKELNPSIIKWPLFGLSLKPGDKLLVLGILHQVINPSTFSFMGAGKLMGFKSKVDTSSIFGTNRRITVEEMGKKLEQYNKDAALVKISEQYKKEQIEFQVKILAGYPLKDVAARAVKSFGATWLVLDRHMKNDQRYFVENLSCNIVRLKKDCNAEELRGPNVKDNFKLPQCHIPYAEMIPAIGPQRLHSPQSKLFGMQCKTYYVSCQEIMSFVVADREGESIGEHQSHSNRKSISRSSSASSISGNRAPFLSYNEPKSSSSSMYVHDEAYGTTTGPETGGEHSPLSINESGDQKDLQSPDENPKQHNHNDDWMGGNPGDQVFKNSLCLICKNRRPKIGWMRDFTYAELQAATEGFNAKNFLSEGGFGSVYRGEINGMKIAVKQHKYNASLQGEKEFKSEVHVLRTARHENLVMLVGSCSEGNHRLLVYEYVCNRSLDLHLSKHSRRPLSWQKRVKIALGTAKGLKYLHDNNIIHRDMRPNNILVTHEFEPLLGDFGLARTQHEDSDKSSETMTRVVGTLGYLAPEYAECGKVSTKTDVYSFGVVLLQLITGMKTTDKRLGGKSLVGWARPLLKDRNYPDLIDQRILDKHDVHQLFWMVRVAEKCLTKDPQKRLSMDKVVFALNYITDCDNFCGIEDFSPAQSDTVSQDSYDSVSQSPFEDDSVFTIETTSANSLSLFNERLPPSPPISSKSSASTLFGESASSSGSNHERYL; this comes from the exons atgacAAAAGAAGCTGAGAGAGTGGTGGTGATCCTGGATGGGTCGAAGGAGCTAAATCCAAGCATTATCAAATGGCCCCTCTTTGGCTTATCACTTAAGCCTGGAGACAAGCTTTTGGTCCTTGGAATTCTTCACCAGGTTATTAATCCTAGTACGTTTTCTTTCATGGGAGCTGGAAAACTCA TGGGGTTTAAATCCAAGGTGGATACAAGTTCAATTTTTGGAACAAACAGAAGGATCACGGTAGAAGAAATGGGGAAAAAGTTAGAACAGTACAATAAGGATGCTGCGCTTGTGAAAATATCCGAACAGTACAAAAAGGAGCAG ATAGAATTCCAGGTAAAGATTTTAGCAGGTTATCCATTAAAGGATGTTGCTGCAAGAGCTGTGAAAAGTTTTGGTGCTACATGGTTGGTACTCGACAG GCATATGAAGAATGACCAGAGGTACTTTGTAGAGAACCTGTCATGTAATATAGTAAGGTTGAAGAAAGATTGCAATGCTGAAGAATTAAGAGGACCAAATGTAAAGGATAATTTCAAACTGCCGCAATGTCACATACCGTATGCCGAAATGATTCCCGCGATTGGCCCCCAAAGACTGCATTCTCCTCAAAGTAAGTTATTTGGAATGCAATGTAAAACATACTATGTTTCGTGTCAAGAAATCATGTCATTTGTTGTTGCAGATCGTGAAGGTGAAAGCATTGGAGAGCATCAATCGCATAGTAATAGGAAATCCATCTCGCGTTCATCTTCAGCTTCGAGTATTTCTGGTAACAGAGCACCGTTTTTGAGTTATAATGAACCAAAGTCCTCATCCTCATCCATGTATGTACATGATGAAGCATATGGTACAACTACAGGACCAGAAACAGGGGGAGAACATTCCCCGCTATCCATCAACGAAAGTGGAGACCAGAAAGACTTGCAGAGTCCAGATGAAAATCCAAAGCAACATAATCACAACGATGATTGGATGGGGGGAAATCCGGGGGATCAAGTATTCAAAAACTCCCTTTGCTTGATATGCAAAAATCGAAGGCCGAAGATCGGATGGATGAGAGACTTCACTTACGCAGAGCTCCAAGCTGCTACTGAAGGGTTCAATGCTAAAAACTTCCTATCGGAAGGCGGATTTGGATCCGTCTATAGGGGAGAGATCAATGGAATGAAGATTGCAGTAAAGCAGCACAAGTACAATGCAAGTCTCCAAGGTGAGAAAGAATTCAAGTCTGAAGTTCACGTGCTTCGGACAGCGAGACATGAGAACTTGGTCATGCTGGTTGGTTCTTGCTCTGAAGGAAACCACAGGCTACTTGTCTATGAATATGTCTGCAATCGTTCACTTGACCTTCATTTATCAA AGCACTCAAGAAGACCTCTTAGTTGGCAAAAGAGGGTGAAGATAGCACTGGGAACTGCTAAGGGCTTGAAATATTTGCATGACAACAACATCATCCATCGAGACATGAGACCGAACAACATCCTTGTAACCCACGAATTCGAACCATTG CTAGGAGATTTTGGCTTGGCAAGAACTCAACATGAAGACTCAGATAAGTCATCGGAGACAATGACAAGAGTTGTCGGAACTTTAGGATACTTGGCACCAGAATACGCTGAATGTGGCAAAGTGTCAACCAAGACAGATGTTTATTCTTTTGGAGTTGTGCTGTTGCAGCTAATCACTGGAATGAAGACCACAGACAAAAGACTTGGAGGGAAAAGCCTTGTTGGATGG GCAAGACCACTACTGAAAGACAGGAACTACCCGGATTTAATTGACCAAAGGATCCTCGATAAGCATGATGTTCATCAACTCTTTTGGATGGTTCGAGTAGCCGAGAAGTGTCTCACCAAGGATCCTCAGAAGAGATTATCAATGGATAAG gttgtttttgctttaaactACATAACGGATTGCGACAACTTCTGTGGCATCGAAGATTTCTCACCTGCACAATCAGATACTGTAAGCCAGGACTCATATGATTCAGTGTCACAATCTCCCTTTGAAGATGATTCAGTCTTCACCATAGAAACTACATCTGCAAATAGCCTTAGTCTGTTTAATGAAAGGCTTCCACCATCGCCTCCAATTTCGAGCAAATCGAGTGCTTCCACCCTTTTCGGTGAATCTGCATCTAGCAGTGGGAGCAATCATGAAAGATATCTATGA
- the LOC105776593 gene encoding proline-rich receptor-like protein kinase PERK3 isoform X7, protein MGKKLEQYNKDAALVKISEQYKKEQIEFQVKILAGYPLKDVAARAVKSFGATWLVLDRHMKNDQRYFVENLSCNIVRLKKDCNAEELRGPNVKDNFKLPQCHIPYAEMIPAIGPQRLHSPQSKLFGMQCKTYYVSCQEIMSFVVADREGESIGEHQSHSNRKSISRSSSASSISGNRAPFLSYNEPKSSSSSMYVHDEAYGTTTGPETGGEHSPLSINESGDQKDLQSPDENPKQHNHNDDWMGGNPGDQVFKNSLCLICKNRRPKIGWMRDFTYAELQAATEGFNAKNFLSEGGFGSVYRGEINGMKIAVKQHKYNASLQGEKEFKSEVHVLRTARHENLVMLVGSCSEGNHRLLVYEYVCNRSLDLHLSSKDSFKTTLWFFTLFLCNEISNRCMHVCISFLAKLIAEHSRRPLSWQKRVKIALGTAKGLKYLHDNNIIHRDMRPNNILVTHEFEPLLGDFGLARTQHEDSDKSSETMTRVVGTLGYLAPEYAECGKVSTKTDVYSFGVVLLQLITGMKTTDKRLGGKSLVGWARPLLKDRNYPDLIDQRILDKHDVHQLFWMVRVAEKCLTKDPQKRLSMDKVVFALNYITDCDNFCGIEDFSPAQSDTVSQDSYDSVSQSPFEDDSVFTIETTSANSLSLFNERLPPSPPISSKSSASTLFGESASSSGSNHERYL, encoded by the exons ATGGGGAAAAAGTTAGAACAGTACAATAAGGATGCTGCGCTTGTGAAAATATCCGAACAGTACAAAAAGGAGCAG ATAGAATTCCAGGTAAAGATTTTAGCAGGTTATCCATTAAAGGATGTTGCTGCAAGAGCTGTGAAAAGTTTTGGTGCTACATGGTTGGTACTCGACAG GCATATGAAGAATGACCAGAGGTACTTTGTAGAGAACCTGTCATGTAATATAGTAAGGTTGAAGAAAGATTGCAATGCTGAAGAATTAAGAGGACCAAATGTAAAGGATAATTTCAAACTGCCGCAATGTCACATACCGTATGCCGAAATGATTCCCGCGATTGGCCCCCAAAGACTGCATTCTCCTCAAAGTAAGTTATTTGGAATGCAATGTAAAACATACTATGTTTCGTGTCAAGAAATCATGTCATTTGTTGTTGCAGATCGTGAAGGTGAAAGCATTGGAGAGCATCAATCGCATAGTAATAGGAAATCCATCTCGCGTTCATCTTCAGCTTCGAGTATTTCTGGTAACAGAGCACCGTTTTTGAGTTATAATGAACCAAAGTCCTCATCCTCATCCATGTATGTACATGATGAAGCATATGGTACAACTACAGGACCAGAAACAGGGGGAGAACATTCCCCGCTATCCATCAACGAAAGTGGAGACCAGAAAGACTTGCAGAGTCCAGATGAAAATCCAAAGCAACATAATCACAACGATGATTGGATGGGGGGAAATCCGGGGGATCAAGTATTCAAAAACTCCCTTTGCTTGATATGCAAAAATCGAAGGCCGAAGATCGGATGGATGAGAGACTTCACTTACGCAGAGCTCCAAGCTGCTACTGAAGGGTTCAATGCTAAAAACTTCCTATCGGAAGGCGGATTTGGATCCGTCTATAGGGGAGAGATCAATGGAATGAAGATTGCAGTAAAGCAGCACAAGTACAATGCAAGTCTCCAAGGTGAGAAAGAATTCAAGTCTGAAGTTCACGTGCTTCGGACAGCGAGACATGAGAACTTGGTCATGCTGGTTGGTTCTTGCTCTGAAGGAAACCACAGGCTACTTGTCTATGAATATGTCTGCAATCGTTCACTTGACCTTCATTTATCAAGTAAGGATTCATTCAAGACAACCCTTTGGTTTTTTACTCTGTTTTTGTGCAATGAAATATCTAATCgatgtatgcatgtatgtatttcGTTTCTTGCTAAATTGATTGCAGAGCACTCAAGAAGACCTCTTAGTTGGCAAAAGAGGGTGAAGATAGCACTGGGAACTGCTAAGGGCTTGAAATATTTGCATGACAACAACATCATCCATCGAGACATGAGACCGAACAACATCCTTGTAACCCACGAATTCGAACCATTG CTAGGAGATTTTGGCTTGGCAAGAACTCAACATGAAGACTCAGATAAGTCATCGGAGACAATGACAAGAGTTGTCGGAACTTTAGGATACTTGGCACCAGAATACGCTGAATGTGGCAAAGTGTCAACCAAGACAGATGTTTATTCTTTTGGAGTTGTGCTGTTGCAGCTAATCACTGGAATGAAGACCACAGACAAAAGACTTGGAGGGAAAAGCCTTGTTGGATGG GCAAGACCACTACTGAAAGACAGGAACTACCCGGATTTAATTGACCAAAGGATCCTCGATAAGCATGATGTTCATCAACTCTTTTGGATGGTTCGAGTAGCCGAGAAGTGTCTCACCAAGGATCCTCAGAAGAGATTATCAATGGATAAG gttgtttttgctttaaactACATAACGGATTGCGACAACTTCTGTGGCATCGAAGATTTCTCACCTGCACAATCAGATACTGTAAGCCAGGACTCATATGATTCAGTGTCACAATCTCCCTTTGAAGATGATTCAGTCTTCACCATAGAAACTACATCTGCAAATAGCCTTAGTCTGTTTAATGAAAGGCTTCCACCATCGCCTCCAATTTCGAGCAAATCGAGTGCTTCCACCCTTTTCGGTGAATCTGCATCTAGCAGTGGGAGCAATCATGAAAGATATCTATGA